The following nucleotide sequence is from Mytilus galloprovincialis chromosome 12, xbMytGall1.hap1.1, whole genome shotgun sequence.
ATCAatcttctcaatgatcaaattaTAATTATGTTAAATTCCTATCTTGTgcttttcaaatttattgaaatttatatatattggtGTGATGAATTGGAGCACTGACATTGTCAGAAGCGGATTTAGGGAGGGGGGAGCCCTTTTGAGATAAAAATGTTGTTGcattttatagggaatcactgatgtGTGACAAAATCTGGCCCTCTATTAGGCAGCCtgtttctggatccgccactgattgtcACAATTGAGCTTTTGAAACATGGACCATATAATACACAAATTGGTAAATAGGTTTAAAGAAAGATATATCAAACAgtatacaaataaactcatcatagataccaggaacaAGTTTGAAAACTGCTGATTTGCAATTATATAGAGCCAATGTACATGATGTGTTATCTTTGACATTGCAGAATAACTTAATTTTGGATGttaaacgtcttctgattggctgacgttattttgttatgagcccattatagacataatttagtcatgtaaccgtgacatcatcaacggtttttcatggttttctacggtttaaaatggagtttagaattaaattataagaaatgattgtaatattttttctgtctattcgaaataacataaacaatgtggtgcacactgttaaataactcgctacgcgcgttattcagtgtgcaccacattttttttatgttatttcttcatagacagaaaaaaatgttactgTCATTCCGTATGTGTTTGACaagtttaatttttcttaatgtcGAAAGCTTACCATGAAGATGAGTCTTTTTAATCTGTTGGTTTTATTATGGGAAATTGTCACGAATTAAAACAATTACTCATAAAGGCAGTATGTTACATATACAACACAACTGAAATCACGTGACCGCAAATGTAAACTGTTTCTGTGAACTAGCTATACTCATGTTACAATGAAACCTTGCagttattgaattttgaattgatttattatgtgaaatattttctttttcgtttttaccGTTGAAACTGGGGAATACCGATGCTTATTTTTTCGAACTAAGTAGAGCTTTTATGAGGGTCTGAATTGGGGATTGGGTCgtgtttttattctttattaattGTATAACATGtcacttttttctatatttattttattctttttttcgtatatttttggcttttaattctctattctttaataCATAAttgcaccccattattctctaataTCTCATGAATTTTACCTACTTTAATTATCTATTTTGTCTATCCCATCCAAACCCGCTTGTAGGAGGCGTTTATTAATATCATAAAAGTTATATtcactatattttattttacatagcGTGCtgttaatatttgtatcgttttttttatagcaatttcctaagaatgtcaagaaaaaagtaaaacttGACATATATGGAATAACAAATTAATAGAGCttaaaataattgatgttttgacTTAATTCTTAAAGACTGATTTATAAAATCCTAGCCTGCTATGTTGTAATACAAAAAATCGTAATGACAATCTAATGTCTTTTTTCTATGAATGAcacaactataaaatataattgaaaatgtttgtttttactttaGGAAAAATCGACCATCACTAAATGTACTAAATACCTTAAGTATTATAGAAGCTGCTTGATTAGAGAATACATTGCAAAGTTAAAATCTTTACTTTAATTACACGGTACTTTAATGACCTGTtgagatttttttgtaattattttatgcCTGAAGAAATCAAAGATGGATATCGATTGAGATAGGCATTCATTTATTCGCTTGAAAATGTTGACATTAttggttattttgaaatatataccaGTGTTGTCCTTGATTGTGTTTATTTATAGAGTCAAAcgtatgtttttaaaattgatgTAATGTGAGTTAAAAAACCTTTTATTTGAACCGGCTATAATCACCAAAGTGCACTTAAGATAAATTTGCTTATCATTGCTGTTTCAGAATTTAATTTATTCAGAGTATTTAGAGATCTTCAGACGCATGGGCGTATTtcttcaagaaaaaaataattaaaaaatatcatgattcCTTAATACAATAATGTACAATGAAGGCACAAAACAAGACAGGTTTATTGATAAACTTTCACCGAGGGAGTTAAAAAAAGTAGCCAACAAAtatatcatattcctgacttgatacaatCATTTTCTTATGGAGTTCggtgtttttgtgtttttactttttagctcCTACATTGATTTTCTTAATGAGTTGTATTCAACCTTTCAGAACCTAAAGAATTATAcgtattttatgtatttgttttgatgtttttatcGTTTGTTATCTGTCTCACACCAATAAGTCACTGACGATTAACCTTCAAATCCATTCACTCGCCCTCCAAGACTAAACCGGAAGTTGTATCACACATGTGCATCAAACGTCATGTCTTGTTTTTGAAAGGTAAAATGTGCCGCAACTGAAATGTACATAAAATAATGTAAACTGTCATATATTTGTGATTAAGAAAGATTTTGACTATGATTTTAAACAATATTAAGTATTTGGAATGAATACATTACTGAAGCAGTTCTAACGtcaataaggctgttagttttctcgtttgaattgttttacaatgtcgtacggtgacctatagttgttaatttgtatgCCATTTTTGTcacttttggagagttgtctcatttgcaatcataccacatcttctttttcatatgaaTTCTATCAGCGTATTAAGTATGAAATTCTAGTGTCGATTTATTTAATGTTAAGTACATTACAACTTGAGTGTATAAAGAGTAAAAGTCAgatcacataaaaaaaacaaattagactttgacttttttttattttaacattcagCCGGAAATTATAAAACCACAAGTAGCTTTTAAACTGAAATAATTGATCTTTTATTGGTTTTGAAATTCAGAAATGGTTATTTCACGAACTGCTTTATTAATGTAATTAATCCTATACTACAGTAAAGATGAAAGTGATCCGCTCTATGTTATAGTATGTTCATGTTTAAAATAATACGATTTACAAAGAATGAGGCTCCCGCAGGATCAAAAACGACCTACGACCTCtgggctttttagaggcgacttccgacctgagggccttttaaaaacgacctgcgacctgtaaaatttggaaaaaacgaCCTCCGACCGAATTCCGTCCTCTGTGTTGGGAAAAAAACGACTTGCGACCTGTACATTTGATTTTCCCTTGAAAACGACCTCTCGGCGAATTAAAAAGCGACCTTACGACCTTAAgggggtaccctgtgggagcctcaAGAATTAATCAGTATGAATTAAgattcttatttattattttcccCTCGATTCGTGCAAATTACTCAAACATTCCAATATCTCGGATTGTGTATTGTTATCATATATCATATAGCAATGTTCTTTTCTTTACccatatatttatacatatatatgaacAAGAAGTTGCGATATGATggtcaatgatacaactcttcacaacagaccaaatgacacagaaattaataatataggttaccgtacgaactttaacaatgagcaaagcccatgtcTGTTTAATGATTTGCTCCTATTGTAGTCTATTGATGTCGTATTAGGTCAAATGAATTTGTCGTGCTTCATAACAGTTATATTATCCCTTTATCGAATATAACTTCTGCTTAATTGCAATTAGGACTTCTAGAGCTAATTAAACAACCCGATAACCTTCCCCATTTCTTCGATTTTATCATGCACTAGTTATGTTTAAACTTCTGAGAATGAACGTTCTTAACATACATTAATTTACCTAGTACTTACATTTCATCTGACATTATTCTCTGAGCTGAAGATGATTATAGCCCATGATGAAATGAAGCGGAGTTATTATGTTGTCATCTTACATGGTAAACAAATCAATTTTATCTATTGAAAACGACAATGATCAGCAaactaaaaattgaaatatggctgttaatttcaggataaaaacaaaCGTTCCGAAAATCACCTCCGGTATGGAAGCGTATGTGATGTACATTGCTAACAAGCTACAAGAAATACGGTTTGGAAAGCCGAGTGAAGTACGGATCCTACACTTTGGAGAATTAAAAACATGGACATTTTGGCGAGCTGTGCTAGCAGAATTTGTAgggacattattatttgtatttttgggATGTGCATCTGCAGTACCTATCACTGGAGAGCCACAATCAACTATTAAGGTTAGAATGATTTACAATAGCGTCTtgataaaacaaaagttgaatcTGATAATTTGTAACGCATATAAAATCAATCTTTTTAAATGTAACAACATCAGTTTTCATTGTGTGTTGAAACTCATAATTGTGAAAAATCATCAGTTAGATTGTAAAGCCTGTTACAAATAAAACAAGTAATGTAGTCTTTTTTTGTTTGGTGAAAGTGCTGAATTAGACATATTTAAAAGTGCATTTATCGGTCATCATCAATATATGCGTAttttataatcttttattttttaacaaatttctcATGACTATATAATATGACCACAAGTAGGAGTGACGCTGAAGGTCTACATGCATTTAATAATTTGGTTTTGTGACAATGACGTATGGAtaattatagatataggaagatacatggtatgagtgctaatgagacaactctccacccaagtcatCATATTTAGGGAGGGGGGaatagggggggggggtgaaaaaaggaaaattttaagcgaaaaatatatttatgtatgttacatggcgaaaaaaataataaagtggcgaaaaaagtGGCAAAATAAAAGTTAGCAATTATaggtcttatttttttttagataaacacGTTCTAAATCAAACACATATATATGTGATGTTGATTAACACAATACTTAATAtgtttaatcatttttaaacTCACGATATCAAAAGGATATTTTGATGGATCGCTATCTTATTGCCATATATCCTAATTTCATTAACATTCTCAATTTATTGAAAGAATATTGATTCAATGTTCAAATTATTCGTAAGAAAGCGGAAAGTAAGTGGAAACaaggaaaagatgaaaaaaaaaaacttcctaTACGTTAGAACATTGTGCCTTATGTTATAGAAACATTGGTTTTTATCAGAACCTCATAAAAATGTCTTGGTGGATATTTTGCATTtagaatcaaaaacaaaatgaaaaagtctCTGTAACATTAGCAACACAgcaaaataaaaagttaattgtttttgaattttcaataaattaCCATGTCTGGTAGAGAAGGAATAGTAAATATGTAAATAACATCTAGTCAACATCACTATCGGTGGAATGTTTTAAAattgtagttcagtgtttgtcattggttcttgtctgtcatatttgattttcgtaaattgttttgtatataaaataggtcgtaagttttcttatttgaattgtttcattccgttcatatcggggccttttataaacAGCTGACCATACGGTATTGGATTTTCGcattgttgaatgtcgtacgCTTGCATACATTATTCTACAGAATTGCATATATTATTCTTCATTAGAACTTTGGAGGACAGtttctcattggcaagcataccacatctctttttttatatatacaatgaaCGAACCTATCttcatcaaacaaaatattataacttGGAACGAGCATACTTATATGCATAGTAAGTAAAATTAAACATTCATAAGATGTAAGATTTCAAACCAGCATTGGTTTTGCGACAGTGTGTATACTTACTCTTCCTTATTTCtaacaaacatttatatatatcattgtgTATTGACAGATTGCATTCGCTTTTGGAATCTCCATAATGGCTTTAATTCAAATGTTTGGACATATTTCTGGCGGGAATTTTAATCCTGCAGTGTCGTTTGGATTAGCAGCAGGCGGAATCATTACACCTGTCCGTGCAGTATTATACACAGTAGCTCAAAGCGTTGGTGCAGTACTCGGAGGACTTATCTTAAAAGGGTAATTACATGTAAAAAGAtcgaaaaaatataacaataatctGAGattaattaaatacaaaaaaataaatctaaaagcAATTCAAAGTATCGTCATCATTTCACTGAACCgacaatctttaaaaaaaaatccatagataACGTATTGTTCCGTGACCACATGGCTGCGAATAGACAGCATAGATGTACAAAAACCCAATTTAATCCATTTCagagatataaataatattttggaACATGGTAtatgccaatgagaaaactctcaacTTAAATGCAAATGCCGGGATGTAATCAAGTATAGTATGACCctttaacaatgatcaaaattgaCACCGTTTAGTCACTCATAATTGAAATcgaaatgaaaacaacatttaacaaatcaaaccaaaaaacTGATGGCCTCATCTATACAGagataaaaacgaaaaacgaatatgacAGACAAACAGTAAGCTACGGTAACCACTGAACTATAGGCTCCTGACAAGGGacatgcaaatttaaaaatgaagGCAATGTTGCGAAGATAAACATGTTGATGAGCGCTCAATCCTCAGATTACCTGGGACAATGTTTCAAACACCAAAGCAGaagaaaacacattaaaaaaaacatttcaaatatggTCCTACATATCAAAGTGGCACTATATCAGAACAAACGACTACTAAAAAGACAAGAGACATAAAGTTACGATCTAAGAATACTCACAAATACTGAAATAACACGAAAGGCACCAGTTTTCCTTCATCAGATGATCATTTCAACAAAATGTGTCACTTCAGGACAAAATATTTGGATATTACAAACTttattcaatgtttttattaCGGTATATAGCAATGGAATAACCCAAAATTGTTCTATACATGTTTATCCATTAACGTGAAAGACATATTTCAATGACGatatttgatatttcatttttttcagggTTACCGTATCAACATACCACAATAACCTTGGTGTAACATCCATTAATCCACTTTTAAATGTTGGACAGGGATTCGGTGTGGAAGtgattttaacttttgttttggtttttgtaATTATTGCCACTATAGATTCAAATAGAACCGACGCTGGTATGGCATCGGTAGCTATCGGATTAACAGTTGCAGTGTGTCATCTTGCCGGGGTAAGTGTTCCCCTTAAACGAGAATGGAGAATGTTTTAGAATTAATGTCAtataataacattagatgtatgtttcattaaaatacgttattctgattggctaactgcacagcACGTGTTATATTCCtaaagcaattgcattacacactaaaacttatcattcatgttAACACGAGGTCCGACAATAAAGTGCGCAggtaaatttaacaaaaaatgaaaaaattcttgttttcatgatcctagctaaaaaatgtaattaaaagtattgaatgcttctttttgtaacttcatagggttgtaaaagcgttgaccgtgcgcacatttttagaatgaagcgcttcctgacttcatacaaaatgtacttaggTCAGCGcgtttacaccccaatgaagttacaaaacgAAATATTCGATTCTTAAATACAAACAGTGTCAATGAAGTCGATTTAAAATTCATCTTATTAAAGATAAGAAATAAAAGACAATTCATAATCTATTCAAACTGAATCTTGGTTACACAGTATATTCGGAACTTTGTTTATAGAGTTTTCATTATACTGCCATAATatctataatattaaaattacgaggtccaatttgtcagccttcatcacgtaaaaacgacgaatcaaagaattcaactttatatataactaatatcaaaggtgtagattaaaaattacaccactccaggcccttttgttttccacgtaattaatattgccaataattaagaagttccgggtcgagtccgataccgataccaaaagtatattcacctgttacctattaccttatctgtacgctccgcatctgacaggtgcaccaacaaacggtgtattcaggattaatatgctatatacacgggtcataatcgcagagttgacactactaaattgtcaaattgttagctattgtagtattttaatcagtaagactttctaagataacaatacgaatactaaaaataaggagatgtggtatgattgcctttgagacattcatccaccaaagttcaaatataCCTTATGTCGACCGACTACAAAAGAAAAAGCTgcgaattgaaaaatatgaaacaatttaattgagaaaacaaacggctaaacaaaacaattcacgaaaaacaaatatgacagacatggcCCAACCGTGGCGATCGACAACCACTACACTacatatactttaattcagtcacggacccgcgatatcacgggtgtgttctagtatatatgaTAAAGATCCCAACTATACATTTGAAGTTTATTAATAAATTAAGTGTTCGGAAACTAAGCTTTGAACTGTAATGAGCATATCAGAAACTttggctttgatttttttttgttttggcttTGCAACCATTTTTTCTCAAGCGTTTCTGCGTATGGTTGTTCTAGAAGCCAATATTGGGACACTTTTTACATGGTATCAttcatttatattcaataaaaaagaTATCATATGATTGCCAGAAGTCCACTATGACGGTAATTAAAGAACAAGAAGAATTTGACACCAACACATAACACTGATACTGACTGACGAGTAAAATCCTTTAACAAATGTTGATTTGTTTGGTTTTGACGAAAGACGCTTCTTGCGTACAAAaagtttaatcctggtatctttaatgagtttatatattaatattttatcgaCTCGACAAGCTTATCATATAATGAATGCGTTATTCTGTACTATCTAACAGGTTTTGAATCTCTATTGTCAATCATCTCCTTTgaagatttgaaatataaactaatcaattaaattaaaaatgtaaaaaaaaaaaaacgaaaaaaaaatccaagatgATGTAAAgttggttaaaagttttttttattgtaatttaaaagtTCTTCTGGGCTTCAAAAACCTGTTCCACCttgttacatatatttaaatagtTGTTTTTTGAATTCCTTGGTACTTGAAGAACTGTtcttacaaaaatacaaaaattttaaatcGTCATTTTTTTCCATACAGGGTTTTCATAAGATTTAGCATGAATGTTATTGAACTTACTTTGCTAAAAATCTATATCCGTTAGAAATATtgaaagaaatgataaaattatctttgttttcaaaatgtggtaaatgggtaaaaaaaaagatagacaatCAAAACGTATATTCTATTCAGTACATATACATGATTGTAGGTGGGAAATAATTTATATTGCCACTCTAAAAGGTATCTTTGATGGATAGGGACAGATATTTTGCATTGCTTTGGATTTCATTCGATCTATTGAAACAGTCCTTGTAAATAACCTTTCGTGAGCAAGGTAAAAACACAGGATATCCGATGTAATGTAAACATTTCGACCGGAAGTCACATGACAGTAAACACTTTCGACACGGTAGAAAACAccaatttacatttttacaggaacatttaaataaaggcaacagtagtataccgctgttcgaaattcataaattgattgagaaaaaaaataaaaaatcctggttacaaactaaaactgagggaaaggcATCAAGAGTGAATTAAACTATTTTATTCTTTCAATACGTTAGCATTGTTTTGCCTTAAAAAAAACAGTCAAGAAGTTTCAAAACGAGCACTGAAACCAAAGAAGCCCAAAACAACGTTCATTTCATGCCTTAGCAATACAAGATTAAAAATAATCCTGTATTGTATTAACCTCAATGTTTTAAGTAAATCATAAGGTAAAGTTCTATAGAGAAAATATCGATTTAGATAACAGAAATTAATGCGATTCTAGTCTTTGATTTTTGTTGTAGTTCATTAAGGATTAATCAGTGAGCTGTAGGAAGTTcgtatttttaatgtttttttgttgcattgctttttttttatcatcccTTTATGATAAGAATGATAAAAGACTTTCTGTTTCGAATTATCCTTGGAGTTCggcatttttgtaattttacttattTCTTACATCTATTAATATAGAACCACTATTATATTGCCAAGCAATATGCAatgtcagtgatattgttgtcttttttcaaaactacctctaccgttttttattgggaaaaatgcatattttttattgaaattgagaaatttgcataaaaattattttattctaaacacatctccgattttttgctgacctttgctgtcttttttgcactgttttttcatgtatattttggttgtcatACATTTTCAATATGAAAGATACTTTTCGGAGAAgggaaagaaacagaagcaatgatggtacttaatgcattgaaaactaCATGTATGGCAaaccgttttactatttattctaatttcaagatatctaataaactttataagatatctcatatagtttataagatatcttatatactttataagatatcttatatactttataagacatcttatatagtttataagatatctcatataattttctttgtaagatatcttataaagtttataagatatcttattaagtatataagatatcttataaagtatttataagatatcttataaactttataagatatcttatatactttatgagatatcttatatagtttaaaagatatcttctaaagaaaattatatgagatatcttatatactttataagatatcttataaacgcGACTTcaaccattatttttaaataacaaaggCTCCCTACATCAGAACTgcagaaaattaaaaattataattaaatgcgGTTGCTTCAACCAACATAcgtaatataattataattaaatgcggttccttcaaccaacatacgTAATAAATCTCAAGACCTTACAacgttttattcaattttatttatatgaaagTGTGTTGCCTATAATTAAGATAATAACTAACAGTGTTTCAGGATTTTTTGCTTATGCTATTaaagcatgggtcccttttcaaaagtctccaAACTATTTCCTTGATTTAGCAAgatattctttgatatttttgttacgtttataagCTATGATAGGCACCTGGGTGAAGATTTCACtgcattttttgtctttttgcagattgctccaatgttttcttataacttTACTATAAAGGTTTTTTACCATTGGATTATATTTAGTAATTAGAGTGACTGAGTAGAACATTCTTTGTCCTATCGGCCttcaataaagttttttttctgtttgtggtatttttaacatttctaataacattctctgttttatttttacagtatcctcTTTCAACTGTCTAGATTTAAATGTCTATCTAATTCAATGATGTCACTATTATTTCTAATATGTAAATACGGTGTAAAGTCTTGAGATTTATTACGTATGTTGGTTGAAGAAACCGCATTTAATTATGATTTAAAGGGAGACTTTGATTTTCAATGCaattatttatataagatatctaataaactttaggagatatcttataaataatttttatataagatatcttataaaatatataagatatttcatataatatataagatatcttataaagtatataagatatcttataaagaaaattatatgagatatcttataaattatatgagatatcttataaactatataagaaaaattaaactttttgggaggaatttgaagccatttttttaagtaattgggaattttctctaggggaaaaggccgaatttcggctgtaatttgaggcaaacaatatcactgaatgtAAAAGCAGAACATGTATAATCATACCGTACACATATATTTAGTGtttcatgttttaaaattttagaataaacaattacaaaaaaatgtgaagTTCTCAGTTTTCACCAAAATTGCAGTTTTTTAAGACTTACTTTTAAGATAACTTTCATTATTTACTTCATTGATTACGAGACTTGGAATTACCTGATTTTCTTTGATTCTAACAGTTCGATTGGGTTGTTGTCAACTCAATGTATATGATATAGGCGTTCTTAATCCATATATTGAATCTTTACTAAGTACGTGAACGATATTAaataatatcaattgaaattagTGATATTGTGGAAGAATTTAATAAGTTCTAGACTTTAGGTCACACATCTGTACTCAGAACTCTGAGTAATAAAGAGgcacgaaagataccagagggacagtcaaactcataaatcgacaatgaactgacgacgccatggctaaaaaagaaaaggacaaacagacaaacaatagtacacataacacaacatagaaaactaaagaacaaacaacacgaaccccaccaaaaactaggggtgatctcaggtgctccggaagggttagcaaaTAACTGtctttgcatatatatttaatacaATTTACTATTATAACTTTAAGTTCATCTTCAACAATATGAAATGAGGAAGTTTATAAGCATTGTGCAGAtaccaaaaacaaacaattattataTGACAGGTTCTTTTGATTCATAAAGTCTAGCGCTTGATTTTGCTAGGTcttatgtatttttgttaatatttgtttttattgttttgtggTCACATCTCTCAtcactgtcgtacaaagtgagaggtttagcgttataaaaccaggttcaatccaccattttctacatttgaaaatgcctgtaccaagtcaggaatacg
It contains:
- the LOC143053557 gene encoding aquaporin-1-like isoform X2 — protein: MGFKIKTNVPKITSGMEAYVMYIANKLQEIRFGKPSEVRILHFGELKTWTFWRAVLAEFVGTLLFVFLGCASAVPITGEPQSTIKIAFAFGISIMALIQMFGHISGGNFNPAVSFGLAAGGIITPVRAVLYTVAQSVGAVLGGLILKGVTVSTYHNNLGVTSINPLLNVGQGFGVEVILTFVLVFVIIATIDSNRTDAGMASVAIGLTVAVCHLAGITYTGSSMNPARSLGSAVASNSFNDHWVYWVAPILGGVIAAVLYKFLFSPFRNAIPIDEAVNELLQDGDMIVIPKDYFTGRSQQKIHTANSQL
- the LOC143053557 gene encoding aquaporin-1-like isoform X3; the protein is MVIRIKTNVPKITSGMEAYVMYIANKLQEIRFGKPSEVRILHFGELKTWTFWRAVLAEFVGTLLFVFLGCASAVPITGEPQSTIKIAFAFGISIMALIQMFGHISGGNFNPAVSFGLAAGGIITPVRAVLYTVAQSVGAVLGGLILKGVTVSTYHNNLGVTSINPLLNVGQGFGVEVILTFVLVFVIIATIDSNRTDAGMASVAIGLTVAVCHLAGITYTGSSMNPARSLGSAVASNSFNDHWVYWVAPILGGVIAAVLYKFLFSPFRNAIPIDEAVNELLQDGDMIVIPKDYFTGRSQQKIHTANSQL
- the LOC143053557 gene encoding aquaporin-1-like isoform X4 — protein: MEAYVMYIANKLQEIRFGKPSEVRILHFGELKTWTFWRAVLAEFVGTLLFVFLGCASAVPITGEPQSTIKIAFAFGISIMALIQMFGHISGGNFNPAVSFGLAAGGIITPVRAVLYTVAQSVGAVLGGLILKGVTVSTYHNNLGVTSINPLLNVGQGFGVEVILTFVLVFVIIATIDSNRTDAGMASVAIGLTVAVCHLAGITYTGSSMNPARSLGSAVASNSFNDHWVYWVAPILGGVIAAVLYKFLFSPFRNAIPIDEAVNELLQDGDMIVIPKDYFTGRSQQKIHTANSQL
- the LOC143053557 gene encoding aquaporin-1-like isoform X1 produces the protein MGLGCGVKNVELVAYIGKQTQGSESNERATTQGNESNSRIKTNVPKITSGMEAYVMYIANKLQEIRFGKPSEVRILHFGELKTWTFWRAVLAEFVGTLLFVFLGCASAVPITGEPQSTIKIAFAFGISIMALIQMFGHISGGNFNPAVSFGLAAGGIITPVRAVLYTVAQSVGAVLGGLILKGVTVSTYHNNLGVTSINPLLNVGQGFGVEVILTFVLVFVIIATIDSNRTDAGMASVAIGLTVAVCHLAGITYTGSSMNPARSLGSAVASNSFNDHWVYWVAPILGGVIAAVLYKFLFSPFRNAIPIDEAVNELLQDGDMIVIPKDYFTGRSQQKIHTANSQL